Genomic DNA from Anthonomus grandis grandis chromosome 2, icAntGran1.3, whole genome shotgun sequence:
TGGTCAAACCAAGTGGAGAAAGCATCCAGGAAATTCTCAGGTACGGACAAGCGCCCTAAATATTATCAAGTTTCTTCCTGGGGTAAAGGGAAATGCAAAAGGGTTAAAATTTGCTGCAGAGATCTGGAGTCTATTTTTCACAAATGAAATGTTGCAAGTCATTGTTGATAATACAAATATCTACATTGGAATGTGCAATTTACATCCAAACAAACGATCAGCAAGGCCCACAGACATTGAGTTGAAAGCGCTTATAGGATTGCTTTATATAATATGTTCGATGCCAAAAAATAGTCGGGTAAATGCCTCCGACTTATTTAGAACAAATGGAACATCCATGGAAATATTTCGTTTGACAATGTCTCGGGAAAGATTCAGATTTTTGTTGCAGTATATtcgttttgataataaaaatactagaaTAGAGagacaaaaatatgacaaattagcACCGATCCGGGAGATCTTTGATTCATTCAATTCTAATTTGTCTAAATGTTTTTGTGTTTCCGAGCTCACAACAATGGATGAAATGTTGGTGGCATTCCGAGGGAGATGCAGGTTTCGAGCATATATGTCCAACAAACCTAACCGATATGGTatcaaaatatattctttagtgGACGCAAAATTGTTTTACACTGCGAACATGGAAATTTATGTTGGGCAACAACCGATTGGACCTTATAAAGTTCAAACTGATAATGTTTCCCTCCTTTCCCGTCTTTGTCACCCCATCTCAGGAAGCAGCAGAAACATTACCATGGACAATTTCTTTACCAGCATAGCTGTTGCTAACGCTAATGTTGACAAAGCAACCATAGTATCGTATAttcccaataaaaataaaaatgtgcttATGTTGTCCACTATGCACCGTAATGAAGACAAAATAGAGCAAGAAACTGGAAACTACAAATAATAGTTGATTACAATCAAACTAAAGGTGGTGTTGATACAGTGGACAAGATCTGTGCGGCCTATGATTGTGCCAGAGCTACTCGTTGCTGGCCaatggttatattttttatgcaacttAATATAGCTGGAATAAACTCCTTCATTATTTTCAAGAGcaattcaaaatatatagatGATACACCTCGAAGAATATTTCTAGAGAATCTTGGTATGCAGTTACTAGACGGACACATACGAGGAAGAGCTACTAATAATTGGATACCACGTACCATTAGACTTCGCCTTAGAGAAATTTTACATTTACCACTGCAGGAAGAGTTATCCAAACCAGAAACCACAAACATAAAACGACGCTGCTTTTATTGTGATAGAAAGAAAAATAGACCAATGAGATTTAGCTGTGCATACTGTAACAAACCTAATTGTTCGGAACATGCCAACTACATGTGTAGTGACTGTATGGCTGGTGAAAGTGACGAAGATTGACGATATTATTTTAGTCAGAGTTTAggttaaaagttttattgttgttttttgaaatgtaatcatcttttgtttatgttgaaaatttgttagaagttctgtttttgtttttgataatgATATTTTCGATTCTGTGAttcttacaatttaaaaattgttattttttattaaagattttctgggcttttggatttaaataatttaccttcaaaatgtgtaaatatatttatatttgatgtGTTTATATATTTCCACCAAGACTAATATAGTTATACatgatttttgataatttttcgctgaaaaaaaagatatgcGGAGTGTGAGTCCGACGTTAGTATTTATGTCACATAGGTCCTCATTAGTACCGGAAGGTTAAACACATAAAATATCTAAGTTCATTCTTAAGACATATTCGTcaatattaatacatattattagAAGTTCTCAatcatcagtttttttttcaataaatgtgACTTCTAAATGTGGGTACattatttattggttttttttatttattacttttctgtttcttgtttccttcttttcttgaaaatgttgaTGTTTGTTTAATAAACAGTGTTTTTTCATATGATTTTAACTCCtaccaatttaaaaatgtgttagGTCTTCTTGTCCTGAAGAtgataattaatgaaaaaattaatttactcgACTAATAGGGTCAACCTTGAGGCTATCAACCAGTTGTAACTGGAAAGTCAATTTTAAATGCTACATAAacatgctaaataaataaaatatttagctaCTCTCGTTTATCTTTATGTtctaaaaggttttatttttatattcagtcaaatttttttatttatttacaaaaacaaatattgattaaaaaatgttaacaagTTTTGGAACAAGATGAGAAATATCCCTGAAGATGCATACAACTAGTATCAGGCAATTCATATTAACCATAAGAATAAGAGAACctaataaatttttgaagtaaaaacAACCTTATCTCTATAAATACTGGTGTAAGGAATAGACAAAATAGAGTCTATCACACAAATATTCTAAGGTATAAACCCTTAAAGTATGGAGTATATTTCTAAAATACTAAGTATAGTACCTCCCACAAGTAATGTGGATCCATCTTGTATATCCTTGATGGCTTCTTTAATATCCTTGCAAATTTTCCTCCTACTTGATGATTTAGTTGCAAATGTACATGCTAATACCTACAATTCggtaattttcataattataatatggttgattttatattaaaaatgtaacttaCCCTGTTAATGTTATTTACACTCAAACGTATGCCACTCCTTTTAACAAGTCCAAGACCGATATTATTTGAtacaaaaactaatgatttaaacatgatttctttaaaataaaataattttttaatatacttattaaGTACTATAGTAACaggtaaaaaaagaaagaaatgacctctttacagtttttaaataatgccGAGTAACGTAAACAAGTTCGAAAAcgagttttataataaataaaatctttattataattttaaaattataatgtgATGTCGCAATTCGATAGAgataaccttaaataatttgtaaacaaataataacGTGTGACGTAAGACATATTGACATAAACGACCCTCAATGTTGGAACGCAGCATGTCAGCTGCATCAATGGATATTAGTCCGCGCctcgtgactttaaaatttaattcaggATTTACTTATGAACAATGTACAGGGTGAGCCTTTTATTATAGGTCTCTACTTTCCCTCAGAATCTTCAATatgcttaataaaaatgtaaatacaaagcCTTTTAGCTTCAAAGatgtattttattacatttttgtatatactGCATATCTTGTTTGTTACAAatagttctttttaatttttaggaacGATAATCCTTGGCTCTATATTTTGTCCCAAACAGCTTTTACATTAATCCCTGAGGATGAACTTATTTAATTCTGAAACTctgtagaatatttatttaaaaaataaagacgTGAGGGATGACTTAAAGTGTAATTTTGAACAATACTTATTTGACTGCAAGATAGATTACTTCTTCAATATAATTATTTGgatttatatttcaatttaatatgtaGCTTAAGATAAGAGCCGTAGCGATTAATAAATCTGTAGCATCCTCCTAATTAATGGAAAAAGCTTGCGACTATGAGCTCCTGAACTGACTCCCATAAGACTCACGTTATACATGATTATGTATAAGATTTAAAGCAGAAAGTTAAGTATTAAAATAGATATAAGGTcatataatatagaaaaatagtttCAGTTAAATGTGTAATCAAAATCCTGGTGTACCCAGTTCGATACTGGACAAGAGTATCAAAAGTATAAACCAagaagatttttgatttttgattgaGCAAATCTTTATAATGAGCTCTCcaaaattcctgaaaaaataCAAGGCTTAGTGACgaaaattaattagaatttcCTTCATATTTCGAAGGGGAAGATAAAATTTAGGAAAGATAAGCAACTCGCAACATACCAGAATTAAGTTAGAGtactataattaaaatgaaaatgataagcaccgtattaaatttattcaaaaacagAGTTACATAAGTGTTATTGTTTGGTATTTAAAAATGGGCGTCAGGGCGATATAGGCCCATTTTTTTGTGGGAAAAGGAGGGCCATTTAAATAGTTGTTGGGTATTTAAACCTATTCTAAACTGAAATTGCATCATTATTAAGAGTGTTCATACATTTGAAGTCTGAATATGAACGTCAATTGAAGgctaatcaataaaatatggtAACTGGTATGGTCCTTTTATTCTTACTTGATGAAGCCAATTATTAAGcgattgcaaaaaaatatattgaactcTGCCGCTGTCGTTTTAACGGCTTGCGCTCTTAGGCGTGCCGTTAAAATGCAACGGGTGggtaatataataaagttatcTTCATAGTTTCATTTGTTAGTATTCATTGCTTTGATCTGACGGAATTTTTATCAATTCTAAATATGTTTTTGGTTTTGAACAGATTTAGAATTGAtactattaaaatgtattattataaaGCTTACATGAGTTGTTTAAACGTTATACAATGTTTTAAGTTAGGGACAtaaggtttaatttaaaatacaatgtgGTTTAAAAATTCGCCTATTATACAatacctttttatattaaattgccTACTTTTTCGCAATGAATCAAGCAATCCGAAATTTATTGTCGGAATTGACAGATGCAATAATGAATCGATTTGATACCCAACAACGTGCGTTTTATGTCCATagcttttataaattaaatcattcCTACATCGCAATTTTACGTCAGTTGGGTGCTCGTTATGCTCTTCACAACGTCAGTGAAGCACCTAGTACCAATCTCATCAAATCttggataaataaatttgaagaaagGGATTGAAACTATTCATCCTTCTGGAATCGTACGAAATGTGCGCACTAATCAACATATTTACCGTGTTAGCGATGCAGTTGTCCAATATCCACACAGATCAGTGCAAAAATATGCTGCGGTTCTCCAGTTACATGaatctagttttttttgtatcttaatGAAAGACCTTAATCCCTTTTTGAATAGGATTTTGTCGTCAACGGAAATGTCCTTAACTTTCATAAAAGTTATGatatgtatattgttttttgaaactagtatttggtattttatttagcattCTTGAATGATTAGATGCATTAGCCATAACAATTACTGAATTTGGATAAATGTTAGATAATTTTGCTGATtagaaaaccatttttcaaataatgccgCAGTCATATCTTCAAGGGAATCAGCTGAaggttgaaaaatattttaagcagacaaaagtaacgcatttttaacaaatccttCTGTACTTTCCGCATGAAGTATAATGACTCGTTTGCCTATTGAGCATGGCGTATTCAAAACACAATACGTGGAATTATTAAACCAACGGTATTTAATTACGTCATGCGTAAAACTatgtttcatctaaatatattatattattaacttaataCTACGCCAATGCTTTAAAATaatccaattaaaataaatgcaatttttttgctGCGGCATGGGCATTGATCTGCTATTGAGGACCGATTCCGATGCAGACCTGCATGGGGCGGTCTCTttgcaaatcctttgcaaataATTCTGGGAAAAGAAGTAGATTTAAAACTGGCCTCGGTCTATCGGTCTTTTCGTCGGCACGCTTTCATGGTTTCTATCGTCATTCAGATTCAGTGAGATTAAAAAGACTATACCAGATGGTAGCAGTTAGTAAAGTACTCCTATTTAGAAATGTAGGCCTATTTAGAATCTCATGTGGGTTTGCACGCTTATGTGGATTgcgaaaaatttatagtttacTATCACAGATGTCAAAAAGTCGCTACCCATTAAAATGTCAAGACATTTCTTTATGACCCGCGCCGAAATTCTCGCAAGCCTTATCGCCTACCCATAGTTCACCAAGGACATGTAGCCAGTATGCAGTAAGCTTGCATAACAATTACTTCAAACTGCACTAGAAGGTTCAGGTAAAAATTAACAGAGTTTCAAGGATTTAGTAGGGCTGGTACACATAGATTCCGTAAAGCTTGGATATCTAAAGAATTAGTCTTTTTCCAATCCCCAGGTAATCCTGAAAGCCTTCTTGCAAGTCCAAGAGGCGTAGATGCGTGATTCTGATATCTGCGTAATCGTTCATAAGAGTTTCGAATTCAATGTTATTACTAGAAATCGAACTATCCTAGAGTCTATTGGCTGTACGTACGCCAGAGAAACAATGGATGATATACCTACATAGTAACAAGTATCTagaaatacataatttatattacgtaggtattattattaggtattatatgtgtatttgtattaaaatattatttggctATTGAATCTGCGCCGACGAAACTAATGGCAACCACCATTTTTGACTTTGCCTAGAAGTCAATTGCAAAAGAGGAATTGAGCACGGCggaaagttattttaatttaaaattcaatgttGTACAATCATATAAAAACATAGAAAGAAAGTTTGAGCATTACAATATGATCCTTaagtttttgtaataataactATATTTCCTTGCTACTAGATATAGAGGTTGAGAACTCTATACTGAAATAAATTCAATAGCGttcttgaaaaatatatttcagaaaaatgcaaataaaagtcTACTAAGATTTTTGccaccttaaaattaaaatctattaaCAATTTTCAACCCTTATACAAATTAGTAAAACATACccctatttaattatttttaaatgggaTAAAGCCACTTGTAGCACCTtgtagaaaaactttttttaaaaacaaattaacgcTGTATTCTCTTAACATAAAAGAACCCTTGACTTTAAAGTGATAAAACTATTTAGaggtataattaaaaatacaattttgacttattattttgtttactttGAGAAGGTGAATTAATTGCCATAAAATGACCTATCTTTCAAAATTCaatccaaaataaaaacaaatcgaTCAAAATTATGTTCATGCCACTGTACGTGGTCATCTTTAAGTTAAtacaataattgaaatttttgtttattgaaaCAACGCATAGATAAATAATCACTGATCACCAATCACTCCGACAAGACAAGTGATTCGGAATTAGGATGTGTATGTCACaagatgaaatttaaaatttcaaaattctagTCAGCAGGAAAAAgaccctttaaaaaaaaaaagctagaGAAGAATCCTAATCGTAGATTTTAACTTTTCGAAACCATGATAAATTGTGATAAGCTGCcatatttaattacttaagttaaatattgtaaacagcaatatttttaaacatttccaAATTCAATTAATTAGTTTCAGGGGTGCAAGTTTATCAATTTCATCAGATAAATATTGAGCTAAAAtctgtttttcatttttatcggTTACATAAAATAAAGCGAAACAAGGAGAAAAAATTCTCAAGAGCTTTACAAGTGTCTGAGCTTTGTAACTTTCAATGTTAGAaggtaaaaatcaattttaaattagttagcTTGTATTTCATCTTCACACTTAGTTAAATAAATGCTATTTTCTTCGGGCTCCAAAgatattaattaaagaaaacgaAGGATCATAATTGATATAAtcggcaatttttttttgtctctttcaaaatatcattaataccTTTATATGACTTAATAGAGATAAATACGTTTTCATCTTCTGGAAATAAAACCCATATCCTTTTGAAATTTTACCCAGGAACTTTTACATATTCTAAATGCAATTAAGCTGTTCCCCACTAAACTGCCCAACAGCAAGAAATTGTGAGAGTTAAAGAGACTTAATTTTGTATCCAAATACTTTGAAAGTCTTGGAAGTTATAGCGactcaaattttttaacatggaagaattcaataattttttatgaaaaaactttcatttatagagtgtggtgactttaactggaataaattaagttaaaattaatcaaaatttatctcgcaaaattcctgagacccgtcgatttttgtttatttttttcacatttcaagatagttttgtattttttcacctttcACAGGgagggtccaaattaaccccaactttttttttaaaatggagagCCGCTTTTTttactctcattgaaaagagccctttttcctgattaaattgccctatttacttttgtgattatctaaaggagaaatacgaaaaaaaaaaaaccattatattattaaaagttgcgtttaatgtataagatgctcaaaatgagcaccatttacttgttggcaaagcccaagacgataataaaattcgtttctgacattttctaacacttctggagatatttgtcggatttcttgcctaataggTTCATTGAGTTCGCCTAgatttcctggtttgctcatataaatttgacttttcaaatgtccccacagaaaaatatcaagtggggtgagatcgggagaacgtgccggccactcgattgcaccccttctaccaatccatctgtttggaaaattgtcatctaaatactggcgtacattacgggcataatgtgggagAGCACCATCTTATTgtatccagattctttcatcattcaaatctggatcgaactgactcggatataagacacgtaagactggaacatgttcaagaaattctagatatctttccccagttaaagtatcattgaagaatatgggccctataacttgcctgccaattatgccagcccaaacattagttttctggggatattgtgtattagtttcccttacccagtgtgggttctcgtcagactagtagcgacagttctgcttattaacatggccatttagggtgaatgtagcctcatcagaaaaaaggaccCACTCCAAAGATAtccgattttcgtcaatggcgttcatcattaattcacagaactgaactctgcgatctggatcgtcttccaataactcttgaacgggttgcattttataaggtcatttgtttgcactttttaaaatttttagcacagattgatgatgaatagagttttcgcgagctactcttctggctgcagttaccggattttcttccatcgctaacaatacatttaattgggttttcatcgattttagaagacctttgccttgaaacatccctcacgtgcccaacttctcgaaatctgctttcgattttactaaccgtaccttggttaataggtggcaaatctggatatttctgcctgaataagtggacaacctctagctgagtacgacttctgttcccataaccaatcattaagatttcaatcttgtgggattcggataaataaggcattttttcaatataagttaacttatttaacaactggttgaaattcactttaacagtgacactacaacaatgtcaggaaatgtctcgatgccaataaaataaacaaacacgccaaaaatttaccaacacaaaaaatttcgagacttttaataatttaatgttttttttcgtatttctcctttagataatcacaaatgtaaataaagcaatttaatcaggaaaaatgGCTCTTtttaatgagagtttaaaaaaagtggctttccatttgaaaaaaaaaagtttgggctaatttggacccccctgtaggtgaaaaaatacaaaaactatcttgaaatgagaaaaaaataaacaaaaatcgacgggtctcaggaattttgcgagataaaatttgattaattttaaccgaatttattccagttaaagtcaccagtACACTGTATGTTTAAATAAGTTGTATGTTTTCATGGTTTGCAACCATTTTAGATAGATTCACATATTTATTATTGACGTTAGGacaattgttaattaaattctCTGGGAGTATCGGAAGTTATACTGCCGTACACGTCAAAAAAGTACTTAAGTCTGTTTAGCTTGGAACGGAAAAAATCGACGAAAACTATTTTCTTccatatatatattaaaattttatattttcataccggataaaacatatttaataaaaattatgctgCTCTTTCTGATTCCGTTTCGAGTTTTGGATAATTGTGTTATTTGCATTAAGAAAAACGACTTAGGTCGatgtaataatgaaaatataaggGCAAAGTCGACATAGGTCTCTTTTATTCGTTTTTAAAAAGGCTCGAGCCTCGTCCAATTTACACGTTGTATTTGAGGTCGATCTTTGATgcttttacaaattaaaaagaaactaagTCGACTTATATTCTGAGTTGTAAATGATGACGTATCACGTGTGATACGTCACCATTTACAACTTTTTCTATACTTATCAAGTAATAGTCCCATAAAacatgcaattaaaaaaaaaacggtaaacTTTTGTAGATTTTCTTTTTCGCAGATAGATATGGAATCCACTATCCGGCTATTGATTGatataaaaaactcattttatatCAATTGATAAAAAAAGCGCAAAAGTGCCTTATGTACTTTTTTGGCTTGTACGAAAGTATAGCATCAAATGTTAGTTTGACCGTTAACCTATACCGAAAAAACTCTTGTTcgtaaaagtttaaaaacctCTCTAAATTGATTTACATAATGATCTTACCCTTTCctataaattttcattaaactgtGTTGGGAGTTTTAGGAATTAGAGGCTCTTAAAGCTTTTACAATCATAaatcaatttatatatttattactgaTAACAGGagaaattttgtattaaaatcctTTGGGAAGTTCAGTATTTTGACTACCTGGATGAAATTTATTAGttctttatgatttttatttatcaatttgtCCAGGCAAATTTATTGATTcctccaggcaattgaggtcaGATTTTATATGACTAGAATGTGatgactaaatttttttaaatgttcactTTAGGTGCCACTTTAagtcatttaataataataattaatgtctTTATTTCCatacagaaaaatattacaAGTATATAAAAGTAAATCAAATTAAACCATATAGTTGTTATTTATAGTTTACTGGAAATAGATGAAGAGTAAGCAAACTGAGTATGCAATTTTTCTATTGTTACCCATCGGATAAACACTGCAAATGTTACTTTAATATCAATTATTGGAGCACTATTATTTTTCTcgctttatttattaacttagtACAAAGTTTACCCAAGCCCCTTGGATGACTATAActgatttatatatatatacaaaactctcggaaatttacattttattactctctacctatttgaaatacaGAGAGGAGGTATTTAGGAGCGGACTATAAAAGACACTAAATAGGTTGCTGACAAAAGACACATCCTGCGTTATAGATTCTGTAACTATCGGACGCCAGCTTCACACATCTTTTCTGTCAAAAGTGACGCATATTGTCAAAGTTTTTGACAAatgtttgttttgatttaaatttcttaaggTTTGTgatatagatttttatatttatttaatttaattgaaggCTAAACTCAGTGTGAATATCCCCAAAATatcgtattttttaaatttgatttttaccAGTGGTTGCCATGGCTGTGAATAAAGACATAGAATTGAAAAGTTTTTTCATATTCAATTCATTATTTGGCCCCAAAGAGGGGGAGGTAAGTGCTTAAATTACAgcttttttatactttttttacctTCCTTACCTTCAGGAATCCTATTTGATAAAGTGTTAATCTAGCCATGAGACTTTAAACTTTAGTGGCacatttgcttttttatttgAGAACTAGTGTGGGaaggattaaaattattttttagtatgtGTAAGGTAAACACACTAGTTTTTGACCCATTAAGATACTtctcgaaatttaaaataataccaaaattagaaagatttattaaaatgtttaacaatTTTATCACCATGTAgctttattagttatttttacgaaaattacttttaagaCAACcgtaatatatttcaaatattaaaaaaaaaaattatttaataaaaagtccaATGGGTTAGTTATTGACCTATATAAAAACGACCAGCGCTAGTGTTTGACTGGTTAATGCCCTAGTTCTTGACCAACACAGGAAATAATAcgctttttgataaaaaaacacttttatttatcaaaaaaaaaatgtataaccaaaaataaaaattcaaattcttaaaaaaaaattcaaaattaaactgtattaaaaaaaatatataaatcattccaaaatatgtacttaaatattttatttatttatttatttatttatttatttatttatttatcaacatatataacatttcaagtacttattaataattaacagtagtcttaagtaaaaactataatactaataaataatactgTGCTAAACCTAATCCAATGAGTGGGAGTAGGGCACTATCCCAAGATAGTTGCCCTAGCTgacgacttaaatttatttaaagatgtactgaaaaaatcaagatcttttgcaaatctattcactgTGGAAGCTATTCTATTTATAGGACTGCTTAGTAGATAGGAtgttctgcaagagggaatgtGGAGAAGCGCCTGACCTCGTGTTGTGTAAGAAGATACATGCAAAGAGAAAAGGCACATACATTCCGGACTTCTAACAATACCATTCAGAACCTTAAACGCAAAGCAAACATCAAAGAACTGCCTTCTACTTGATAAGGAGTTTATGCTCAGGTAGGACATGGTCTCTGAACAGGTAAGATCCAGGCCTGACTTCATAAGAGTATATCTGGCAAATCTGATAAACTTGTGCTGGATATTTTCAAGCCTCTCAATGTGAATCAGAAAATGAGGTGACCAAACAATATTGGAGAATTCAAGAAGAGATCTCACCAGGCAAATATGTAGTGTCTTCAATGCTGACACATTAATAAAGTCTTTGcaagatcttttgataaaaccaagcagtttattagctctatttacagtattttcgaAGTGGTGGGAGAAAGTAAGACTCGGGTCCAGAAagacacccaaatccttgactgaGTCAAGCTCCTTCAAGGGGATACCATCAATTACATATTGACAAGGAGGGGAGACCCTTAAACGAGTAAACCTCATAAACCCACATTTCTTAACATTCAATGACATTTCATTCGA
This window encodes:
- the LOC126750275 gene encoding uncharacterized protein LOC126750275 produces the protein MNYEREQIYLGQLFDEVATDEEPLDDDSSLQDDDEETQDHNTDDEQDIDDLNNILDLPDEIMEEVAHEKAAYYIGKDGQTKWRKHPGNSQVRTSALNIIKFLPGVKGNAKGLKFAAEIWSLFFTNEMLQVIVDNTNIYIGMCNLHPNKRSARPTDIELKALIGLLYIICSMPKNSRVNASDLFRTNGTSMEIFRLTMSRERFRFLLQYIRFDNKNTRIERQKYDKLAPIREIFDSFNSNLSKCFCVSELTTMDEMLVAFRGRCRFRAYMSNKPNRYGIKIYSLVDAKLFYTANMEIYVGQQPIGPYKVQTDNVSLLSRLCHPISGSSRNITMDNFFTSIAVANANVDKATIVSYIPNKNKNVLMLSTMHRNEDKIEQETGNYK